From Xyrauchen texanus isolate HMW12.3.18 chromosome 9, RBS_HiC_50CHRs, whole genome shotgun sequence, the proteins below share one genomic window:
- the LOC127649262 gene encoding glutamine synthetase-like, with product MATSSSAQLSKVVKQQYMELPQGDQVQVMYVWMDGTGEGLRCKTRTLDSEPKSIEDLPEWNFDGSSTYQSEGSNSDMYLIPSAMFRDPFRKDPNKLVLCEVLKYNGKPAETNHRHTCKEVMEMVDHQIPWFGMEQEYTILGTDGHPFGWPSNGFPGPQGPYYCGVGADKAYGRDIVEAHYRACLYAGVKICGTNAEVMPAQWEFQIGPCEGINMGDHLWVARFILHRVCEDFGVVASFDPKPISGNWNGAGCHTNFSTKEMREEGGLKFIEDSIEKLGKRHNYHIRAYDPKGGLDNARRLTGHHETSNIHEFSAGVANRGASIRIPRIVGQEKKGYFEDRRPSANCDPYAVTEALIRTCLLDEEGDEPVNY from the exons atggCCACGTCTTCCAGTGCTCAGTTGAGTAAAGTGGTCAAACAGCAGTATATGGAACTGCCTCAGGGGGACCAAGTACAAGTCATGTATGTCTGGATGGATGGAACCGGAGAAGGGCTGCGCTGCAAGACCAGAACGCTGGATTCGGAGCCCAAAAGCATTGAAG ATCTTCCTGAGTGGAACTTTGATGGTTCCAGCACCTATCAATCTGAAGGCTCCAACAGCGATATGTATCTCATCCCCTCTGCCATGTTCAGGGATCCTTTCCGCAAAGACCCCAACAAACTGGTCTTGTGTGAGGTGCTCAAATACAACGGGAAGCCTGCTG aaaccaaCCACCGTCATACATGTAAAGAGGTCATGGAAATGGTAGACCATCAGATCCCTTGGTTTGGCATGGAGCAGGAGTACACTATCCTGGGCACAGATGGACATCCATTTGGTTGGCCCTCCAATGGCTTCCCTGGTCCCCAAG GACCCTATTACTGTGGAGTTGGAGCAGACAAGGCCTATGGTAGAGATATTGTGGAGGCACACTATAGAGCCTGCCTGTATGCTGGTGTGAAGATCTGTGGAACCAATGCTGAAGTCATGCCAGCTCAG TGGGAGTTCCAGATTGGTCCATGTGAAGGCATTAACATGGGGGATCACTTGTGGGTAGCTCGTTTCATCTTGCACAGAGTCTGTGAAGACTTTGGTGTGGTAGCCTCTTTCGACCCCAAGCCAATCTCAGGAAACTGGAATGGTGCTGGTTGCCACACTAACTTTAGCACCAAGGAAATGCGGGAAGAGGGTGGGCTGAA ATTCATTGAAGATAGTATTGAGAAGCTTGGAAAGAGGCACAACTACCACATCCGTGCCTATGATCCAAAGGGAGGCCTGGACAATGCTCGGAGACTGACTGGCCACCATGAGACCTCCAACATCCATGAGTTCTCTGCAGGCGTGGCCAACCGTGGTGCTAGTATCCGCATCCCACGAATAGTGGGACAAGAGAAGAAAGGCTACTTTGAGGATCGTCGCCCATCTGCCAACTGCGATCCCTATGCGGTCACCGAGGCCCTGATTCGCACATGTTTGCTTGATGAAGAAGGTGATGAACCTGTGAACTACTAG